The genomic DNA TCTCCTCGGTCACCTTGGGGCTCTCCTCGGACGCCTTAGACCCCTCCTGGGACGCCTTGGACGCCTCCTCAGATGCCGTTGagttctccgccgccgccgcagccgccgccttcggCCAGCACGGGTCCGTCGTCGGGTCTTTCGCCAGCTGGGCAACGTCGAAATgcaactcgtcgtcgaggccctcgtgTATCAGCCCCGTCTCAATCGACAGCTGCGCATGCCTGATGGTGTCGAAGCGGCGCCCCTCGGCGCAATacgccagggccgccagcAGGTGCGCGTCGGAGCTGTACACGTCCAGCCGCTCCTGGCGGAACATGCTGATGATGGTCTCGGCCGTGGCGATGACCTCCTGGTTGGAGAGGTGGGGGATCGTCCTGTTCagggccctggccctggccgagaGGCgcaccttcttctcctcggcccccttggcgcccgccgcgactTCTTCGTCCACGTACGCCAGCTCCTGGTCCAGGGCCATCCGCTCGTGCCAGCCGTAGAGCATGCGCGTCATGTTCTGGATGTGGTTGACGCGCAGGTCCGACTGCTTGACCATCTTGGGGTGCATGCTGCACTGGCTGCAGGTGCACCCGAATCCCCACGTGCTCGCGAGGCTCTTCTGCCGATGCGACCGTGGCGAGAGCGGGCTGATGTACGTGAGGGAGATTTCTGTCCCCGGAGAGATGTTCGTCACGGCGTGCGTGTAGTGCGTGAGCGTCTCTTCGTCAAAGTAGTACGCCGAGTTGGGACGGCAATCGTGGTTGAAGCGCTGGTAGGGTTAAAAGGTCAGCATGAAGCCTGAAGCCTTTGTACATCGGATGGGGGGCGTCTTTTGGAAGACAAGACTCAAGCTTACCGAGGTCTCGAGCACGACACCCGAGAAccgcccgccggcagctTCCACCGCAAAGGCGTTGATCGAGATGCGGTCGCGCACGGAATTCGTTTTCGGGGCATTGTGCAGCTCCCAGAACATCTCGTGGGC from Purpureocillium takamizusanense chromosome 4, complete sequence includes the following:
- a CDS encoding uncharacterized protein (SECRETED:SignalP(1-23~SECRETED:cutsite=ASA-GW~SECRETED:prob=0.4881)~EggNog:ENOG503P206~COG:B), whose translation is MWFVRVAVVGSLLSAGVVVKASAGWLTNVPRGDVCVNTPLRVVGCLPPVIRELEILDGPATSPWTFKPLCIMPAGLKTPLCVFTSHAFANGRGISIVTSPRIASNIHNLTAFAQWDTLTQAGELAAPPFEVRELPGRGKGGIANTTLHRGDRILAATPALLIDMRVYSWLNEMDGIELERIAVRQLPPKAHEMFWELHNAPKTNSVRDRISINAFAVEAAGGRFSGVVLETSRFNHDCRPNSAYYFDEETLTHYTHAVTNISPGTEISLTYISPLSPRSHRQKSLASTWGFGCTCSQCSMHPKMVKQSDLRVNHIQNMTRMLYGWHERMALDQELAYVDEEVAAGAKGAEEKKVRLSARARALNRTIPHLSNQEVIATAETIISMFRQERLDVYSSDAHLLAALAYCAEGRRFDTIRHAQLSIETGLIHEGLDDELHFDVAQLAKDPTTDPCWPKAAAAAAAENSTASEEASKASQEGSKASEESPKVTEESPKASEEVSKASQESPKTSTAHEQ